One stretch of Amycolatopsis sp. NBC_00345 DNA includes these proteins:
- a CDS encoding IclR family transcriptional regulator, translated as MSSSDVPALRGGLAVLRLLAGHAGPVSAAAIARDLSLPRSTTYHLLNELTAAGFVAHLQAERRYGLGIAAFELGSAYLRHDPLERLAGPLLRKLVDRVGHTAHLGVLHGNESLYLIKERPARPETLVTDVGVRLPAHLTASGRAMLRHLPAAHVRALFPSSASFVLRTTRGPDSLAALRRTLAAERRLGWSLEDGHVTAGFASVAAPVFDHGARPMAAISVTLRHHCPEHHPCQETFPTLATEVANAAADLTSRIGGTPA; from the coding sequence GTGAGCAGTTCGGACGTCCCCGCGCTCCGCGGCGGCCTGGCGGTGCTGCGGCTGCTCGCGGGCCACGCCGGCCCGGTCTCCGCCGCGGCTATCGCGCGTGACCTGAGCCTGCCCCGCTCGACCACGTATCACCTGCTCAACGAGCTGACCGCGGCCGGTTTCGTCGCACACCTCCAGGCGGAACGCCGGTACGGCTTGGGCATCGCCGCCTTCGAACTGGGCTCGGCCTACCTGCGTCACGACCCGCTGGAGCGCCTGGCGGGCCCGTTGCTGCGCAAGCTCGTGGACCGCGTCGGGCACACCGCGCACCTGGGCGTGCTGCACGGCAACGAGTCGCTGTACCTGATCAAGGAACGCCCGGCCCGCCCGGAAACCCTGGTCACCGACGTCGGCGTGCGGCTGCCCGCGCACCTGACGGCGTCGGGCCGCGCGATGCTGCGTCACCTGCCCGCCGCGCACGTCCGCGCCCTGTTCCCGTCCTCGGCGTCCTTCGTGCTCCGCACCACCCGCGGCCCGGACTCGCTGGCCGCCCTGCGCCGCACCCTCGCCGCGGAACGCCGCCTCGGCTGGTCCCTGGAAGACGGCCACGTCACGGCAGGCTTCGCCTCAGTCGCAGCCCCCGTCTTCGACCACGGCGCCCGCCCCATGGCCGCGATCAGCGTGACGCTGCGCCACCACTGCCCGGAGCACCACCCCTGCCAGGAAACGTTCCCCACTTTGGCCACCGAGGTCGCCAACGCCGCGGCCGACCTGACGAGCCGCATCGGCGGCACCCCGGCCTGA
- a CDS encoding sensor domain-containing protein — protein MVTVSTGRRRNPPLGGGLAFLLLNLPLGIVSFTVIVTLFSAGVGTVVVWLGVPLLALLVLLARGAARLERARVFSLLDTFVDVPYLPLPEGGRARWVTRVKDRATWRDLAYLFLLFPVGLIEFVLVVTFWTTSLGLIALPVYYRFLPDGAYFFPSYDVRWIIVDSTVAALPWAALGVLFAALSVALTRGLARLHAGFAVAMLRPTVAQRHRMERSWNAIDGMSTVTG, from the coding sequence ATGGTCACCGTTTCAACCGGGAGGCGCCGGAACCCGCCGTTGGGTGGGGGCCTGGCGTTCCTGCTGCTCAACCTGCCGCTGGGGATCGTGTCGTTCACGGTGATCGTCACGCTGTTCTCGGCGGGGGTCGGGACGGTCGTGGTCTGGCTGGGTGTTCCGCTGCTCGCCCTGCTCGTGCTGCTGGCGCGCGGCGCGGCGCGGCTCGAGCGGGCCCGCGTGTTCTCCCTGCTCGACACGTTCGTCGACGTGCCGTACCTGCCGCTGCCGGAGGGCGGGCGCGCCCGCTGGGTCACCCGGGTGAAGGACCGGGCCACCTGGCGCGACCTCGCGTACCTCTTCCTGCTGTTCCCGGTCGGCCTGATCGAGTTCGTGCTGGTCGTGACGTTCTGGACGACGAGCCTCGGCCTGATCGCGCTGCCCGTGTACTACCGATTCCTTCCCGACGGCGCCTACTTCTTCCCGAGCTACGATGTGCGCTGGATCATCGTCGACTCGACGGTGGCCGCGCTGCCGTGGGCGGCGCTGGGGGTGCTGTTCGCCGCGCTGTCCGTGGCGCTGACCAGGGGGCTGGCCAGGCTGCACGCCGGCTTCGCCGTGGCCATGCTGCGGCCGACCGTCGCCCAGCGCCACCGCATGGAGCGCTCCTGGAACGCGATCGACGGAATGAGCACGGTGACCGGATGA
- a CDS encoding sensor histidine kinase, whose translation MTTEQQLRPEHPRPNPARTIVYMLLSFVLRLVQFILIVVGAVVGVGTVVVWVGFPILLATTAFVRWSGDMERRWARKMLRTPLTSVERLSLEGQSLTRRWLTRLTDPTTWRDLAYLMIAFPMAVAELPVAIASIVLLPMAIWVTPWLGWLHGNLAMSLLGPNRTKKLEEKAEHLQASRARGVDAAEAERRRIERDLHDGAQQRLVAVAMSLGRAKSKFDNDPDAVRDLINEAHSDAKLAVSELRDLARGIYPAVLGDRGLDAALSAQAAKSPIPVDVSVDVEPRPPAAVETTAYFIVGETLTNIAKHSGASEAIVKVWRSDTHVIVEITDNGHGGAEVRPGGGLAGLADRAATIDGVITVVSPVGGPTVIRADLPCQW comes from the coding sequence ATGACCACGGAGCAGCAGCTGCGGCCAGAGCATCCGCGGCCCAACCCGGCCCGCACGATCGTCTACATGCTCCTCAGCTTCGTGCTCCGGCTGGTGCAGTTCATCCTCATCGTCGTGGGCGCGGTGGTCGGCGTCGGCACGGTGGTGGTCTGGGTCGGCTTCCCGATCCTGCTCGCCACCACCGCGTTCGTCCGCTGGTCGGGCGACATGGAACGGCGCTGGGCCCGCAAGATGCTGCGCACGCCGCTGACGTCGGTGGAACGCCTGTCGCTCGAGGGCCAGTCCCTCACCCGCCGCTGGCTCACCCGCCTCACGGACCCGACGACCTGGCGTGACCTGGCGTACCTGATGATCGCGTTCCCGATGGCGGTCGCGGAGCTGCCGGTGGCCATCGCGTCCATCGTGCTGCTGCCGATGGCGATCTGGGTGACGCCGTGGCTCGGCTGGCTGCACGGCAACCTCGCGATGTCGCTGCTGGGCCCGAACCGCACGAAGAAGCTGGAAGAGAAGGCCGAGCACCTGCAGGCGTCACGGGCCCGCGGCGTGGACGCCGCCGAGGCCGAGCGCCGGCGGATCGAGCGCGACCTGCACGACGGCGCGCAGCAGCGGCTGGTCGCCGTCGCGATGAGCCTCGGCCGCGCGAAGTCGAAGTTCGACAACGACCCGGACGCCGTGCGCGACCTGATCAACGAGGCGCACTCGGACGCCAAGCTGGCCGTCTCGGAGCTGCGCGACCTGGCCCGCGGCATCTACCCCGCCGTGCTGGGCGACCGCGGCCTCGACGCGGCGCTCTCGGCGCAGGCGGCGAAGTCCCCGATCCCGGTGGACGTGAGCGTGGACGTGGAGCCACGCCCGCCGGCCGCGGTCGAGACCACGGCGTACTTCATCGTCGGCGAGACGCTCACCAACATCGCCAAGCACTCCGGCGCCAGCGAGGCGATCGTGAAGGTCTGGCGCAGCGACACGCACGTCATCGTCGAGATCACCGACAACGGCCACGGCGGCGCGGAGGTGCGCCCCGGCGGCGGCCTGGCCGGGCTGGCGGACCGCGCGGCGACGATCGACGGCGTCATCACGGTGGTGAGCCCCGTCGGCGGCCCGACGGTCATCCGCGCCGACCTGCCGTGCCAGTGGTGA
- a CDS encoding response regulator transcription factor, whose amino-acid sequence MRVVIAEDAVLLRAGVTRLLADEGIETVAAVDNGDELLGAITEHRPDLAIVDVRMPPTFTDEGLRAALSARKAVPGLPVLVLSQYVEESYAVELLSGGAGGVGYLLKERVADVAEFLDAVRRVAGGGTAIDPDVIAQLMARGRRNPLDALTARESEVLGLMAQGLSNTAIANSLVVSHGAVEKHIGNIFAKLGLEASSEEHRRVRAVLTYLGR is encoded by the coding sequence ATGCGGGTAGTGATCGCCGAAGACGCGGTGCTGTTGCGAGCCGGGGTCACGCGCCTGCTCGCCGACGAGGGCATCGAGACCGTCGCCGCCGTCGACAACGGTGACGAGCTGCTCGGCGCGATCACCGAGCACCGCCCCGACCTGGCGATCGTCGACGTGCGGATGCCGCCGACGTTCACCGACGAAGGCCTGCGCGCCGCGCTGTCCGCCCGGAAGGCCGTGCCCGGCCTGCCGGTGCTGGTGCTCTCGCAGTACGTCGAGGAGAGCTACGCGGTGGAGCTGCTCTCCGGCGGCGCCGGCGGGGTCGGCTACCTGCTGAAGGAGCGCGTCGCCGACGTCGCGGAGTTCCTCGACGCGGTGCGCCGCGTCGCCGGCGGCGGCACGGCGATCGACCCCGACGTGATCGCCCAGCTGATGGCCCGCGGCCGCCGCAACCCGCTCGACGCGCTGACCGCGCGCGAGTCCGAGGTGCTCGGCCTGATGGCCCAAGGCCTGTCGAACACCGCCATCGCGAACTCCCTCGTGGTGTCACATGGCGCCGTGGAAAAGCACATCGGCAACATCTTCGCCAAGCTCGGCCTGGAGGCCAGTTCGGAGGAGCACCGGCGCGTCCGGGCCGTGCTCACCTATCTCGGCCGCTGA
- the ftsE gene encoding cell division ATP-binding protein FtsE: protein MIRLEEVSKVYKTSTRPALERVSVEIDKGEFVFLIGPSGSGKSTFLRLLLREEVPSKGRVMVSNFDVAKLARRRVPRLRQTIGCVFQDFRLLANKTVAENVAFALEVIGKPRLTIKKVVPEVLELVGLDGKADRLPNELSGGEQQRVAIARAFVNRPLVLLADEPTGNLDPDTSQDIMLLLERINRTGTTVLMATHDHSIVDSMRRRVVELQLGQVIRDDARGVYGIGR, encoded by the coding sequence GTGATCCGGCTCGAAGAGGTTTCCAAGGTCTACAAGACCTCGACCCGTCCCGCCCTCGAACGGGTGTCGGTCGAGATAGACAAGGGCGAGTTCGTTTTCCTCATCGGACCGTCGGGTTCGGGGAAGTCGACGTTCCTGCGGCTCCTGCTGCGTGAAGAGGTGCCGAGCAAGGGCCGGGTGATGGTGTCGAACTTCGACGTCGCGAAGCTGGCCCGGCGCCGGGTGCCCCGCCTGCGCCAGACGATCGGCTGCGTGTTCCAGGACTTCCGGCTGCTCGCGAACAAGACCGTGGCGGAGAACGTCGCGTTCGCGCTCGAGGTCATCGGCAAGCCGCGGCTCACCATCAAGAAGGTGGTGCCCGAGGTGCTGGAGCTCGTCGGCCTCGACGGCAAGGCCGACCGGCTGCCCAACGAGCTGTCCGGCGGTGAGCAGCAGCGCGTGGCCATCGCGCGCGCGTTCGTGAACCGCCCGCTGGTGCTGCTCGCCGACGAGCCCACCGGGAACCTGGACCCCGACACCAGCCAGGACATCATGCTGCTGCTGGAGCGCATCAACCGCACGGGGACCACCGTGCTCATGGCCACCCACGATCACTCCATCGTGGACTCGATGCGGCGCCGGGTCGTCGAGCTGCAGCTCGGCCAAGTGATCCGTGACGACGCCCGCGGGGTGTACGGCATCGGTCGCTGA
- a CDS encoding acyltransferase family protein, which translates to MTTSQLPVSTPAAKGGRDKFLDVVRAGAILAVITQHWVMPVLSYSDGQLATGNALATPGWWAVTWLSQVMPLVFFAGGAANLISLRRAPSARAWLAGRIRRLLVPVLPLVAVWLVVPDLLQGMGIPPQPLQIAGSIAAQLLWFLSVYLLTVLVTPLMVAAHRRWGLKVPFVMAAAGVLVDVARFNDLGMIGYVNAVFVWVAVHQLGFHYVEGKLGELSRRAALGLSAAGFGVTALMVAFGPYPASMIGMPGAPVSNMSPPTVLLAFLAVGQIGLLLAFRPQLNALAAKPRFGAALSWIGARFMSVYLWHMPALIVVSGITVYGLGYATPAPGTLLWLVMVPMWYGACAAVLVGLLRLFARFEMQRESVLVTARTPQLVLAGLLASGGLLGLAAHGFQPLSAGLAHGPVPWVVLTAAGFVLAGRQVPVTRFLGRAVAVAETAQLKKV; encoded by the coding sequence ATGACGACGAGCCAGCTGCCGGTCAGCACACCCGCCGCGAAAGGCGGCCGGGACAAGTTCCTCGACGTGGTCCGGGCGGGCGCGATCCTGGCCGTGATCACCCAGCACTGGGTGATGCCGGTGCTGTCCTACTCCGACGGTCAACTCGCGACCGGGAACGCGCTCGCGACGCCCGGCTGGTGGGCCGTGACCTGGCTTTCCCAGGTGATGCCGCTGGTCTTCTTCGCTGGTGGCGCCGCGAACCTGATCTCCCTGCGCCGCGCCCCGTCCGCACGTGCTTGGCTGGCCGGGCGCATCCGGCGGCTGCTCGTGCCGGTGCTGCCGCTGGTGGCCGTGTGGCTGGTGGTGCCGGATCTCTTGCAGGGCATGGGCATTCCCCCGCAACCCCTGCAGATCGCCGGCTCGATCGCCGCACAGCTGCTGTGGTTCCTGTCGGTCTACCTGCTCACCGTGCTGGTCACGCCGCTGATGGTCGCCGCGCACCGGCGCTGGGGCCTGAAGGTGCCGTTCGTGATGGCCGCCGCCGGAGTGCTCGTCGACGTCGCCCGCTTCAACGACCTGGGGATGATCGGCTACGTCAACGCCGTGTTCGTCTGGGTCGCCGTGCACCAGCTGGGCTTCCACTACGTCGAAGGCAAGCTGGGCGAGCTGAGCCGCCGCGCCGCGCTGGGCCTGTCCGCCGCCGGCTTCGGCGTCACCGCGCTGATGGTCGCGTTCGGCCCGTACCCGGCCAGCATGATCGGCATGCCGGGCGCGCCGGTGTCCAACATGAGCCCGCCGACCGTGCTGCTCGCGTTCCTCGCCGTCGGCCAGATCGGCCTGCTGCTGGCGTTCCGGCCGCAGCTCAACGCGCTGGCCGCGAAGCCGCGCTTCGGCGCCGCGCTGAGCTGGATCGGGGCGCGGTTCATGAGCGTGTACCTGTGGCACATGCCGGCGCTGATCGTCGTCTCCGGCATCACCGTCTACGGCCTGGGTTACGCGACGCCGGCGCCGGGCACGCTGTTGTGGCTCGTGATGGTGCCGATGTGGTACGGCGCCTGCGCCGCGGTGCTGGTGGGCCTGCTGCGCCTGTTCGCCCGCTTCGAGATGCAGCGGGAGAGCGTGCTCGTCACCGCCCGCACGCCGCAGCTGGTGCTGGCGGGCCTGCTCGCCTCGGGTGGCCTGCTGGGGCTGGCCGCCCACGGCTTCCAGCCGCTGAGCGCGGGCCTGGCCCACGGCCCGGTGCCGTGGGTCGTGCTCACCGCCGCCGGGTTCGTGCTGGCTGGCCGCCAGGTGCCGGTGACGCGTTTCCTCGGCCGGGCCGTCGCGGTCGCGGAGACCGCGCAGCTCAAGAAGGTCTAG
- a CDS encoding DUF3558 domain-containing protein, which produces MASHPHWKVLGFGVAACMLAGCSSGPGPATPNTSTPSSPESGAASSVFAPPKITNPLPAGTLDGDPCRALTPSQLTTFLGASATGKPSDSGLAKTCHWANNDRGSLITVQFVYIWRDGLGHVYAKKDRGFFEELAPVQGYPVVAYGSRDDRSTGRCGVAVGIADNAAFEADATISRSNVGKTDACDAARRISDAVVTTLKGGA; this is translated from the coding sequence ATGGCTTCGCACCCTCACTGGAAAGTTCTCGGTTTTGGTGTTGCCGCCTGCATGCTGGCCGGGTGTTCGAGCGGCCCTGGACCGGCAACGCCGAACACCAGCACCCCGTCCTCACCCGAATCAGGCGCCGCTTCTTCAGTCTTCGCACCGCCGAAGATCACGAATCCGCTACCGGCCGGAACACTCGACGGTGATCCGTGCCGTGCTCTGACCCCGAGCCAGCTCACCACCTTCTTGGGCGCCTCCGCCACCGGTAAACCGAGCGACAGTGGACTCGCGAAGACCTGTCACTGGGCCAACAACGATCGAGGGTCCCTCATCACCGTTCAGTTCGTGTACATCTGGCGGGACGGCCTGGGCCACGTCTACGCGAAAAAGGACAGAGGATTCTTCGAGGAGCTGGCGCCCGTACAGGGCTATCCGGTGGTGGCGTATGGGTCGAGGGACGATCGTTCAACTGGACGATGCGGTGTCGCTGTGGGCATCGCGGACAACGCCGCCTTCGAAGCGGATGCCACCATTTCCCGATCGAATGTCGGCAAAACAGACGCGTGCGACGCCGCCCGCCGGATCAGCGACGCCGTGGTCACCACGTTGAAAGGCGGTGCGTGA
- the smpB gene encoding SsrA-binding protein SmpB: MPKERGQKVIASNRKARHDYSILDTYEAGLVLQGTEVKSLREGKASLADAFATVDDGEVWLRNVHIPEYTQGTWTNHTPRRTRKLLLHRGEIEKLIGKTKESGLSLVPLSMYFKDGKVKVEIALAKGKKAYDKRQTLAKRDAERDISKAMGRALKGRFTE; encoded by the coding sequence ATGCCCAAGGAACGTGGTCAGAAGGTCATCGCGTCGAACCGCAAGGCTCGGCACGACTACTCCATCCTGGACACCTACGAAGCAGGACTGGTGCTCCAGGGCACGGAGGTGAAGAGCCTTCGGGAGGGCAAGGCCTCGCTCGCCGACGCGTTCGCGACCGTCGACGACGGCGAGGTGTGGCTGCGCAACGTGCACATCCCGGAGTACACGCAGGGCACGTGGACCAACCACACGCCGCGGCGCACGCGCAAGCTGCTGCTGCACCGCGGTGAGATCGAGAAGCTGATCGGCAAGACCAAGGAGAGCGGGCTCTCCCTGGTGCCGCTGTCGATGTACTTCAAGGACGGCAAGGTCAAGGTCGAGATCGCGCTGGCCAAGGGCAAGAAGGCCTACGACAAGCGGCAGACGCTGGCCAAGCGCGACGCCGAGCGCGACATCAGCAAGGCCATGGGCCGGGCGCTGAAGGGCCGGTTCACGGAGTGA
- a CDS encoding amidohydrolase family protein: MTAGPASDADVTRWTASLGLDGLVDLHVHFLPKSVMDKVWAYFDRAPEHYGTEWPVFYRTEEKERLETLRSLGVKQFAPLVYPHKPGMAEWLTSWAGEFADQVPEAVRTGTFFPEPSAASSVDAALRAGARCFKAHVQIGRYDPRDELLTPVWGALADAGVPVVVHCGHGPLRGDFTGLQVFGEVLAKHPDLTAVLAHAAMPEFTTAFELMDRYPRVHIDTTMVGVPFVAKMSPLPPDWTARLAGVADRVVLGTDFPNIPYSYATQLQAIAGWAADDRLGEPFLRAVLHDTPARLLKA; this comes from the coding sequence GTGACGGCGGGTCCGGCGTCGGACGCCGACGTCACGCGATGGACGGCGTCCCTCGGCCTCGACGGGCTGGTCGACCTGCACGTGCACTTCCTGCCGAAGTCCGTGATGGACAAGGTGTGGGCGTACTTCGACCGCGCGCCCGAGCACTACGGCACCGAGTGGCCGGTGTTCTACCGCACCGAGGAGAAGGAGCGGCTGGAGACGCTGCGGTCGCTGGGCGTCAAGCAGTTCGCACCGCTGGTGTACCCGCACAAGCCGGGCATGGCCGAGTGGCTGACCTCGTGGGCCGGTGAGTTCGCGGACCAGGTGCCCGAGGCCGTGCGCACCGGCACGTTCTTCCCCGAGCCGTCGGCCGCGTCCTCTGTGGACGCGGCGCTGCGGGCGGGCGCGCGCTGCTTCAAGGCCCACGTGCAGATCGGCAGGTACGACCCGCGTGACGAGCTGCTGACCCCGGTCTGGGGCGCGCTGGCCGACGCGGGCGTGCCGGTGGTCGTCCACTGTGGACACGGTCCGCTGCGCGGTGACTTCACCGGGCTGCAGGTCTTCGGTGAGGTGCTGGCGAAACACCCGGATCTGACGGCCGTGCTCGCCCACGCCGCGATGCCCGAGTTCACCACCGCGTTCGAGCTGATGGACCGCTACCCACGGGTGCACATCGACACCACGATGGTCGGGGTGCCGTTTGTGGCGAAGATGTCGCCGCTGCCGCCGGACTGGACGGCGCGGCTGGCGGGCGTCGCCGACCGGGTGGTGCTCGGCACGGATTTCCCGAACATCCCGTACTCCTACGCCACCCAGCTGCAGGCGATCGCCGGCTGGGCCGCCGACGACCGCCTGGGCGAGCCGTTCCTGCGGGCGGTACTGCACGACACTCCCGCTCGGCTGCTCAAGGCCTAG
- the hutH gene encoding histidine ammonia-lyase, with protein sequence MPEQVLLGPQPMTAADVVDVVRGHATVGLTDAAGKNLAATRLHIENLAHATTPTYGVSTGFGALATRHIPLESRTALQRSLIRSHAAGAGPAVEPEVVRALMLLRLRTLASGYTGVRPETAQTLAALLNADITPIVHEYGSLGCSGDLAPLAAVALALMGEGEVVHEGRTKPAAEALAQAGIEPVVLAEKEGLALTNGTDGMLGMLLLASADLHRLLDVADLTAAMSVEALLGTDRAFAADLQALRPHPGQATSAARMFAALQGSKIVESHRGPDCNRVQDAYSLRCAPQVHGAARDTLTHAELVADTELRSAVDNPVVLADGRVESNGNFHGAPVGYVLDFLAIPVADVASIAERRTDRMLDKARSQGLPPFLANDPGVDSGHMIAQYTQAAVVSELKRLAVPASVDSIPSSAMQEDHVSMGWSAARKLRKAVDGLTTVLAIELLTAARALDFRAPLEPSPVTGRVRDLLRTQVAGPGPDRHLAPEIAAAEELVRSGAVLAAAELEVR encoded by the coding sequence ATGCCGGAACAAGTACTGCTGGGCCCGCAGCCGATGACCGCGGCGGACGTCGTCGACGTCGTCCGTGGCCACGCGACCGTCGGGCTCACCGACGCGGCCGGGAAGAACCTCGCCGCCACCCGCCTGCACATCGAGAACCTCGCGCACGCCACGACACCCACGTACGGCGTCTCGACGGGCTTCGGCGCGCTCGCGACGCGGCACATCCCGCTCGAGAGCCGCACGGCGCTACAGCGCAGCCTGATCCGCTCGCACGCCGCGGGCGCCGGGCCGGCGGTGGAGCCCGAGGTCGTCCGCGCGCTCATGCTGCTGCGCCTGCGCACCCTCGCCAGCGGGTACACCGGCGTCCGCCCGGAGACCGCGCAAACGCTTGCGGCCCTGCTCAACGCCGACATCACCCCGATCGTCCACGAGTACGGCTCGCTCGGCTGCTCGGGCGACCTCGCGCCGCTCGCGGCCGTCGCGCTCGCGTTGATGGGCGAGGGCGAGGTCGTCCACGAAGGCCGTACGAAACCCGCCGCCGAGGCGCTGGCGCAGGCCGGCATCGAGCCCGTGGTCCTCGCCGAAAAGGAGGGCCTCGCGCTCACCAACGGCACCGACGGCATGCTCGGCATGCTGCTGCTGGCCTCCGCCGACCTGCACCGGCTGCTGGACGTCGCGGACCTCACCGCCGCCATGAGCGTGGAGGCGCTGCTCGGCACCGACCGCGCCTTCGCCGCCGACCTGCAGGCCCTGCGCCCGCACCCGGGCCAGGCGACGTCCGCCGCGCGCATGTTCGCGGCGCTGCAGGGCTCCAAGATCGTCGAGAGCCACCGCGGCCCGGACTGCAACCGCGTCCAGGACGCGTACTCGCTGCGGTGCGCGCCGCAGGTTCACGGCGCCGCGCGGGACACGCTCACGCACGCGGAACTCGTCGCCGACACCGAGCTGCGGTCCGCTGTGGACAATCCGGTCGTGCTGGCCGACGGCCGGGTCGAGTCCAACGGCAACTTCCACGGCGCGCCCGTGGGGTACGTGCTGGACTTCCTGGCCATCCCGGTCGCCGACGTCGCCAGCATCGCCGAGCGCCGCACCGACCGGATGCTCGACAAGGCCCGTTCCCAGGGCCTGCCGCCGTTCCTCGCGAACGACCCCGGCGTCGACTCGGGCCACATGATCGCCCAGTACACGCAGGCCGCCGTGGTCAGCGAGCTCAAGCGGCTCGCGGTGCCGGCCTCGGTCGACTCGATCCCGAGCAGCGCCATGCAGGAGGACCACGTGTCCATGGGCTGGTCGGCGGCGCGCAAGCTGCGCAAGGCCGTCGACGGGCTCACCACGGTGCTGGCGATCGAGCTGCTCACGGCGGCCCGCGCGCTGGACTTCCGGGCGCCGCTGGAGCCGTCGCCGGTCACCGGCCGGGTCCGCGACCTGCTCCGCACCCAGGTCGCGGGCCCCGGCCCCGACCGTCACCTGGCGCCCGAGATCGCGGCCGCCGAAGAACTCGTGCGGTCGGGCGCTGTCCTGGCCGCCGCCGAACTGGAGGTCCGATGA
- a CDS encoding ESX secretion-associated protein EspG — protein MLLDEPVTVPRLAVAKAWEWEQIGPAHPVLGVVDVWVEDDAAERLDELTRQALAEPGFYDLRTGRVTGEFRDLMLAIANADAECYGWSTDRRGHDRAVLAVPTGRNAVLATVENNLLTLETIKASRLVRAIVDGLPDFPAADIREFSIPKAGYEPKTTSDYTLDTTSDYTAAEQLRTLMTSRRAASHQLYVAARTDGARESSLPLTAVDSQDHGRILTYLSAATNGDLDITCGPGHPDYIASTLENTLTALRD, from the coding sequence ATGCTGCTCGACGAGCCGGTGACGGTGCCGCGTCTGGCGGTCGCGAAAGCCTGGGAGTGGGAACAGATCGGCCCGGCTCATCCGGTGCTGGGCGTCGTGGATGTCTGGGTCGAAGACGACGCCGCCGAACGCTTGGACGAGCTGACCCGGCAGGCACTGGCGGAGCCCGGCTTCTACGACTTGCGTACCGGCCGGGTCACCGGAGAGTTCCGCGACCTGATGTTGGCGATCGCCAACGCCGACGCCGAGTGCTACGGCTGGTCCACCGACCGCCGGGGCCACGACCGGGCCGTGCTCGCGGTACCGACCGGCCGCAACGCCGTGCTGGCCACCGTCGAGAACAACCTGCTGACCCTGGAGACGATCAAGGCGAGTCGGCTGGTCCGCGCCATCGTGGACGGGCTGCCCGACTTCCCGGCCGCCGACATCCGCGAGTTCTCCATCCCGAAGGCCGGCTACGAGCCGAAGACGACCAGCGACTACACGCTCGACACCACCAGCGACTACACCGCCGCCGAACAGCTCCGCACCCTGATGACGTCACGGCGAGCAGCCAGCCACCAGCTCTACGTCGCCGCCCGTACCGACGGCGCCCGGGAGTCCAGCCTGCCGCTGACCGCGGTGGACAGCCAAGACCACGGCCGCATCCTCACCTACCTGAGCGCCGCCACCAACGGCGACCTCGACATCACCTGCGGACCAGGCCATCCCGACTACATCGCCAGCACCCTCGAAAACACCCTAACCGCGCTCCGCGACTAA
- the ftsX gene encoding permease-like cell division protein FtsX, translated as MRASFVFSEVLTGLRRNVTMTIAMILTTAVSLAMLGGGLLAVRTIDKMKANFLAEVEISISLVDDISANDKSCQQALCSGLRQSLQNNPGVESVVFENRDQAYDRFKKIFASQPELLELTGPEALPASLQVKLKDPDRSDAIIKQYTGQPGVRKVDDQKKFLDRVFNVFNGVRNIAFVMALIMAVAALLLIANTIQVSAFTRRTEVGIMRLVGATRWYTQLPFLLEAVVAGVVGAVLGTVFLILTKVSFLDTVFTGEVFPQITTLELLFPVAPILLAVSVVISAITGYVTLRLYVRH; from the coding sequence ATGCGTGCCAGTTTCGTCTTCAGCGAGGTCCTCACCGGTTTGCGCCGGAACGTCACGATGACCATCGCGATGATCCTCACCACGGCGGTCTCCCTCGCCATGCTCGGCGGTGGCCTGCTCGCCGTGCGCACGATCGACAAGATGAAGGCGAACTTCCTCGCCGAGGTCGAGATCTCCATCAGCCTGGTCGACGACATCAGCGCCAACGACAAGAGCTGCCAGCAGGCGCTCTGCAGCGGGCTGCGCCAGTCGCTGCAGAACAACCCCGGCGTCGAGTCGGTGGTGTTCGAGAACCGCGACCAGGCCTACGACCGGTTCAAGAAGATCTTCGCGAGCCAGCCGGAGCTGCTGGAGCTGACCGGGCCGGAGGCGCTGCCGGCGTCGCTGCAGGTCAAGCTCAAGGACCCGGACCGCTCCGACGCGATCATCAAGCAGTACACCGGCCAGCCCGGCGTGCGGAAGGTCGACGACCAGAAGAAGTTCCTCGACCGCGTGTTCAACGTCTTCAACGGCGTGCGGAACATCGCGTTCGTGATGGCGCTGATCATGGCCGTCGCCGCGCTGCTGCTGATCGCGAACACCATCCAGGTCTCCGCGTTCACCCGGCGCACGGAGGTCGGCATCATGCGGCTGGTGGGCGCGACACGGTGGTACACGCAGCTGCCGTTCCTGCTGGAGGCGGTGGTCGCCGGCGTGGTCGGTGCGGTGCTCGGGACGGTGTTCCTCATCCTGACCAAGGTGTCGTTCCTCGACACCGTGTTCACCGGCGAGGTGTTCCCGCAGATCACCACGCTGGAGCTGCTGTTCCCGGTCGCGCCGATACTGCTCGCGGTCTCGGTGGTCATCTCGGCGATCACCGGCTACGTCACGCTCCGTCTGTACGTCCGCCACTAG